Part of the Halodesulfovibrio sp. MK-HDV genome, GAACTTTGGACGAACACGTTTAACAACTGGCGGCTGGTGTTTAGTAAGAACCTCGTCCAGTGTACGGTTAAGTACGCTTGTTGGAACGCGAACAGAACATTCCTCCCAAATCTGCTGAGCCAAAGGAAGAATCTGCTTCAGCCCCATGCGAGTATGCGCGGAAACGTGAACAACAGGCACATGGCCGCAATAGGCAAGCTCCTGCTTGTATTCTTTACGCACTTCCTGCATCTGCCTTGGGTTAACAAGGTCAGCTTTGTTGATGAGCACCATAAACGGAGTTTTACGCTCATCAAGCAGCTTCATAAGACGCTTGTCCTGAGAGGTAACACCTTCCGAGCCATCAAGAACAAGCAAAGTAACGTTTGCTTTAGTTGTTGACTTGATAGAGGAGTTTACAGAGTAACGCTCAACTGTGTCAGTAATTTTGGTACGTCGACGAACACCTGCTGTGTCTACAAAAGTGTAGCGCTTATCATCAACATCATAGGTAACGTCAACGGAGTCACGGGTTGTACCCGCAACATCAGAAACAATCATGCGCTCTGATTTAGTGAGTGCGTTGATGAGAGATGACTTACCAGCGTTAGGACGACCGAGCATTGCGATCTTAAGACCGAGCTGCACGTAATCTTCCGGCGGTACAAATTCGTCTCCGAATTCTTCTGAAATCTCTTCTAATTCTTCGTCTTCATCGGTGGCTTTACCAAGTGGAAGCATCTCACGAAGCATAATTTCGAAAGTACGCATCTGGAAGCCATGTTCACCGGAAAGAGCGATCATCGGGAAACCAAGTTCATGGAATTCCGAGGTGAACTCTTCTTCCAGCTCGCCACCATCTACTTTGTTAACAGCCAGCAGAACAGGCAACCCTGTTTTACGCGCAAAACTTGCAAGGCGTCTATCAAATGGCATCAGGCCATCACGGCCGTCTACAACAAGACAAAGTGCTTCACATTCAACAAGAGCTTCATTTACGCCGCGAAGAATTTCTTCTTCAAAACCACGAAGTTCATTAGGACCCTGGGCAGCTGTGACCTGGTTTTCATCCAGAGTTACACCACCGGTGTCGATGACGATCCATTCTTCGCCGTCACGGCGTACAAAGCCTTCCATACGGTCACGGGTAACGCCCGGACGGTCATGGGTGATTGCACGGTTACTACGAATAAGTCTGTTAAAAAGAGTGGACTTGCCCACGTTTGGGCGTCCGATAAGTGCGATTTTGAAAGTCATGATTGTTTCCGAAAAAATATAGGATAGCGGAGCTTGGTCCGCCTAGGTGCTTAGTATTCAATAGTTAGCAGACAATGACAGAGGTCTGCGGCAGGTGATGCCTTCAATCTATAGAATACACAAGAAGGCAAGAGGCAATACCTTAATAGTTTGTAGTATGCAAGTAAGCTGATATCAAACTTACTCGCAATATAAAACATGATACGGGGAAAAATAGTTGTTTGGTTGATTTTCTACAGACACATCAACTACAGTTCTCTAATAATAACTGCGGAGGATTCCCCCATGAAGAAGCTTTTATCCACGAAAGAAGTTGCGCAATACCTTGGTGTAAACGAAAAGATGATCTACACACTCATCTCTGAAAAAAATTTACCGGCCACCAAAGCTACCGGAAAATGGCTGTTCCCCGCACACCTTGTGGAACAGTGGGTTGAAGCCCGCACTATGAACTTTCCTGAACACGTGCCTACAAACTCTGCTATGGAAAAAACGCTCATTATCGCAGGCAGTAATGATATGCTTGTTGATTACGCTATGAAAATTTACATGCAGGAAAACGAAGGCTCCTATGCCGCGTTCTGCAATCTCGGCAGCCTTGGTGGAATCCGCGCAGTGCACAACGGCGCAGCACATATCGCCACAAGCCATCTTATGGATAGAGACGATAGTGACTACAACTTCTCCTTTACCCAAAATGAAATGCAGGAACCACCTGCAGTTGTGAACTTCTCCTTTCGCGAACAGGGATACATCGTTGCGAAAGGAAATCCAAAAAAAATTAAAAAGCACCAAAGACATCGCATCCGGCAACGTTACCGTTGTTAACCGTACCGCCGGCACAGGCACCAGACTGCTTTTTGATGCAGAGCTAGCCGCAGCCGGAGCGGAAGGTAAAACCATTCCCGGATACGACAACTGTGTGGCTCGTCATATTGATGTAGGATTCGAAATCATCAACGGTAACGCAGAGGCAGGGCTTGGTATCCGCGCAGTTGCACGTTCACTGAACCTCGATTTTATTCCAGTGCAGTGGGAACGGTATGATCTCATCATTCCTAAATCCCGCTATTTCGACAAAAACATTCAGGCATTCATCAGCCTGTTACGTGACCCACGGATAATCGCACACGCTGAAAAGCTTGGCGGGTATGATTTAAAACGCTCCGCAAGCGTCATTTACCCAGGCGAAGCCGGGGCACCTGAATAACTACCGAACAAATATTGACGCAATAAATCTCGACCAGTAAAGCATAATACTGTTACGGAGACATATATGCTTACATACCCAATCATAGACCCGACGGTCTTTTCTATCGGCCCCCTCAGTATACACTGGTACGGCCTGATGTACCTTTTTGGCTTCCTGTCCGCATGGCTGCTGGGCAGATATCGTGCCTCCAAGCCAACGAACGTTTGGAGCGCAGAACTGGTCGACGACTTAGTCACATTTTGCGTGCTCGGCGTTGTGCTCGGCGGCAGGCTCGGCTACGTACTTTTTTACGATTTGTCGTTCTACATTTCCAACCCTCAACAAATATTCGCTATATGGAACGGCGGCATGTCGTTCCACGGCGGCTTACTCGGCGTCATCATTTGTTTCGGACTCTTTGCCCGTAAAAACAAAATGACACTCTTTGAAATTGGTGACTTTTTTGCGCCTATGGTTCCTCCGGGATTATTTTTCGGAAGAATGGGCAACTTCATCAACGCAGAGCTATGGGGCAGAACAACAGACGCAGCAACTGGAATGGTTTTTCCCGGTGGCGGCCCACTGCCGCGCCATCCATCCCAGTTGTACGAAGCAGGATTGGAAGGCATACTGCTGTTCATCATCCTGTGGGGATTTTCTGCTAAACCTCGCCCTACTCGCGCTGTTTCCGGATTATTTCTTATTTTCTACGGACTGTTCCGTTTTATTGTAGAATTTTTCCGCGAGCCTGACCCACAGCTAGGCTTTATCGCCTTCAACTGGCTCACTATGGGAATGCTGCTATGCGTGCCTATGGTGCTTTTTGGTTTCTATCTTCTTTCGCTTGCTTACAAACGAAATCAATATCCTACGGATAGAAAATAATAACGTTACAGGTAAGTTAAAGCCGTTTCCCCCATTGACAGCAGGGTATATTTGTCGCTATCCACGCATAGTAGCAATAAAAAGAATTTTTACTGTAAAGATTCATATTACCAACTGTTTTATATGGAGGAATCATGGCTAAGGAAGAGGCCATTGAAGTTGATGGCACAGTGCAGGAAGCATTACCTAATGCAATGTTTAAAGTAGAGCTGAGCAACGGCCACAAGGTGCTTGCTCATATTTCTGGTAAAATGCGTAAATATTACATTCGCATTCTGCCTGGAGATACGGTTAAAGTGGAGCTTTCTCCATACGATCTTACCAGAGGGCGGATTGTTTACCGCAGTAAATAAAATTCTTGCCACTTCACATGTCATGCATTGTTCCCATGTATTGTAATTTTTACAATACGTGAGAGTGTACTGCAGTACGTTCAATGTAGAGTTGTATTCTAAAGCGGTGTGCTTTTGCACGCCGCTTTTTTTATATTCAACGAACTGTAGTGACGCCTGCAAAAATAATGCTTCTGCTTTTGAGGGTTGTGTAAACAACCAGCTACCCCACCCCCCATATCCAGCTTCTTTCGTAAGATTATATTGTAAATTCGCACAGATGCTTGCCACTATTTTGCTAAGGCTGTACAACGTTTTTTATAACTATACATAAAATAAAGGTGGTAGATTAACAGGTTCGAGCAATACAGAGTGAAAAATCTATCGATTGATAACTTGTACACTTCAGGAGGCCTGAATGGATACACAGCTAGAGGCGAAGATTGTTGAACGGGGTAAAGAGTTCTTCACCAGCATTAGTGGCGAGGCTCCATCTATTTTTAATAAGGGATGGTGGACCGGTAAAGTCATGGACTGGGCTATGAAGAATGACGACTTCAAAGTTCAGCTATTCCGTTTTGTAGACGTATTTCCTTATCTGAACACTTCGGAGTCGCTGTCCCGTCATATTCGCGAATACTTTTCCGGTGATGACCATGAAGTTCCATCCGTTCTTAAATGGGGTGCAGGCAAAGCAAGTTTTGGCGGTAAACTTACCGCTAAAATTATGGAAAAAACCATCCGCTCCAACATTGAGAACATGGGACGCCAATTTATTGTTGGTCAAAACACCAAAGAAGCAGTGAAGGGGCTTGCAAAGCTACGCAAGGAAGGCTTTACCTTTACCGTCGACTTACTCGGTGAAGCAACCGTGAGCGAAGAAGAAGCTGACGCGTACCGTGACGGTTACCTTGAAGTACTTGATGCAATCGCTGAAGAGCAGTCTAAATGGAAAGCACACGCCGGCGAGGGCGGCGATGGAAACATGGACTGGGGATTCACACCAAAAGTTAACGTATCTATTAAACCTTCTGCACTCTATTCTCAGGCAAAACCTGTTGATATTGAAGGCTCTGTCCAAGGCATCTACAAACGCCTTGAGCCTATTTACCGTAAAGTTATTGAAATGGGTGCATTCCTGTGCATTGATATGGAATCGCTCAAGTACCGCGAAATTACTTTAGAGCTGTACCGTCGTTTACGTAGCGCTCAAGAATTCCGCCATTATCCACATCTTTCTATCGTATTACAGGCATACTTACGCAGCACAGAACATGACGCTGAACAGCTTGTTCAATGGGCACGTACAGAACAGCTTCCTATCGCAGTCCGTCTGGTAAAAGGCGCATACTGGGATATGGAATCCGTACTGGCTAAACAGAACAACTGGGATTTCCCAGTATGGATGTACAAGCCGGAATCTGACATTGCATTCGAACGTGTCACCAAGATTCTGCTCGAAAACCATGACATCGTATACTTTGCCTGTGGTTCCCATAACATTCGCTCCATCTCTGCCACAATGGAAATGGCAAACTCCATGAACGTGCCTGAAGACCGGTACGAATTCCAAGTACTCTACGGCATGGCAGAACCTGTCCGTAAAGGCCTGCTCAAAGTAGCTGGTCGTGTACGCCTTTACTGCCCGTACGGTGATATCATACCGGGTATGGCGTACCTTGTTCGTCGTCTTCTCGAAAATACAGCGAACGAGTCTTTCCTTCGCCAGTCTTTTGCTGACGGTGCTGAAGTCACACGCCTTCTTGAAAATCCACAAATATCCTTAGATCGAGAGCTTGCCGCACGTCCTGAGCCTAAACCGGAAGAACTTGTAGACGGTCTGCCGATTTTCAAAAACGACGCCATGATCGACTTTACAATTCCACGCTGCCGTACCGCGTTCCCGAATGCTATCAGCAAAATACGCAGTGAAGCAGGCGGCATTATTCCGCTCTACATTAACGGCAAAGAAGTTATTACTGACGACGTTATCCCGACAACAAACCCAGCTGACTACACAGAAAAACTTGCTGACGTATGTCAGGCTGGAACAGAAGAAATTGATGCAGCACTCGAAGCCGCAAGCACAGCATTTCTCACTTGGCGTAATACGCCAGCAAAAGAGCGAGCAGAATGTCTGCTTAAAGCCGCAGAGCTTGCACGCGAACGTCAATACGAGCTGTCAGCATGGCAGGTTCTGGAAATTGGTAAGCAATGGGATCAGGCATTCCACGATGTTGGCGAAGGTATCGATTTCCTCGAATACTACGCCCGCGAAATGCTGCGTCTCGATAAGCCGCGCAAAATGGGACGTGCTCCGGGTGAACACAACCAGCTCTTCTACCAACCAAAAGGGGTAGCAGCTGTTATCTCGCCATGGAACTTCCCGTTTGCAATCGCAATAGGCATGTGCTCCGCTGCCATCGTGACAGGTAACCCTGTCGTCTACAAACCTGCATCCATATCATCACGCGTTGGCTACAACCTTGTAGAAATCTTCCGTGAAGCCGGACTACCGGATGGCGTATTCAACTACTGCCCGGGTCGAAGTTCCGTTATGGGTGACTACCTCATCGAGCATCCAAAAGTATCCATGATCTGTTTCACAGGTTCCATGGAAGTTGGTTTACGCATCCAGAACAAAGCATCTGTCGTTCAACCAGACCAGTTCCAGTGCAAGCGCGTTATCGCTGAAATGGGCGGCAAAAACGCCATCATCATTGATGACGATGCCGATCTCGATGAAGCAGTGCTGCACGTGGTTTACTCTGCCTTTGCTTTCCAAGGACAAAAGTGTTCCGCATGTTCCCGCGTTATCGTTCTCGACCCGATCTATGATCGTTTCATTGAACGACTCGTCAAAGCATGTCAGGACATCAAAATCGGTCGTTCCGAAGATCCTGAAAACTACATGGGGCCTCTTGCAGACGCTTCGTGTCAGACAACTGTTATGGATTACATCAAACTCGCTGAAGAAGAAGGAACAATCCTTCTCAAGCGTGAAGATCATCCAGCAGAAGGTGCATACGTTCCACTGACCATCGTAGGCGACATCAAGCCGGATGACCGGATCGCACAAGAAGAAATATTCGGACCTGTGCTCGCAATTCTACGTGCAGCATCCTTCGATGAAGCACTCGATATTGCAAACGGTACTCGCTTTGCCCTCACAGGCGGTGTGTTCTCCCGTTCACCAGAGCATCTCGAACAAGCACGAAAAGAATTCCGCGTCGGTAACCTTTACCTCAACCGCAACAACACTGGTGCACTCGTTGAGCGTCAGCCGTTCGGTGGGTTCAAAATGTCCGGTGTCGGCTCCAAAACCGGTGGCCCAGACTATCTCCTTCAATTCCTCGATCCGCGTGTGGTTACAGAAAACACCATGCGCCGTGGCTTCGCGCCTATCGAAGAGGATGATGACTGGATTTAGTGTATGCTGTGCCTTTGGCAACCCTGCGGGGCTTGCCTCCGGCGGCCAAAGAACCTTGTTGAAACAAGGTTCTCTGGACTCTCCAAAAACTTTTAACTGCGAGGTAAGCCCGTTGAATATGTTTTCACGCGGCTATGCACCACGACCTTGAGGTTATGGTGTAAAAAGATAAACCTCGCCCCTTTACTCAGTAACCTCTGTGTTACTTAGAATACACAAAAGGGTTGGTGCCATTGGTGCCAACCCTTTTTATATATAAAATTTCTATACGGATTCTTTTACAACCAACAAAAAAGGATGACCCGCAAGGGTCATCCTTTTTATATTTCATCATTAAGCCGTAATTGAGTTAACCAACAGGTGCCCTTCGATAAATGGGTCAAGGGGGATTCCCCCTTGCGGATGCAAGGCGGAGCCTGCCCGTCGGAGACTCGCCGAAGGCAACAAAGCTCAAGCGCCGCAGGCACTCCCGCTTCACTATCCTTTTTTAACTACTGTCGCATCATCAACCAGATACATTATGTTTCTGTACTTGAGGCCGGAATGTAGACTGAGTCCGACTTCACATGTTCTGCTTGTTGAGTAGGCTTCGTCACAGTCTTCAACTTGCTTAGGTAAATCTGCTAGCGCTGCTTTATTGAGCTCTGGGAACGAGAAGCCTCTGTCACCGGCAAAGCCACAACAATATACGTCATCAGGAAGCACAACTTTTTCTGCACACATGTTTGCAAGCTGTACGAGCGGCTCTACTAGATTCATTTCGCGCACTGTACATGTTGGATGAATCGCCACTTTGCGAGGAAGTTTTACGAACTCGAGCTTCTCTGGCAAACATTCCAAACAGAAACGAATTGGATCGTAGAGCGTGAGACGCTTGTCCATATGATCGAGCATACGATGCAGACACGGACTGGTGTCGCAGAGAACGGGATATTTGCCATTTTCTGAACTATCCAGCAGTGCATCGGAAAGCTCTTTCGACTTTGTTTCGCCTTGTGCGGTGTAGCCTTTAGAAGCAAACGCCTGACCACAGCAAAGATTCTTCATGTTAGACGGGAACAGAACTTCGTATCCAGCTTTTAAAAGGAGCTGAATTGTTTTCTGCGGAATATCTGTTGTTTCTGGATCACCTTTTGACGGCCCCATTGTTCTGCTTATACAGCTTGGGAAGTAGACAACTTTATCCGGATTTCCGTCATTGATCGGCACAGGCTTGATAGGGCCAGCGCTCGTTGGCATCTCTTTATTCCAAAGCGGAATTTTTTTCATGGAAACAACACGAAGTACGTTTGCTCCAGAATCCATTACGCGGGTGCCGAGCAGGCGGTGCGCGAGGTTTGCACCTGTAAGTGCTCCTTGCACGCCTTTGGCTACGGTGCTGAAATTGCGCCCTACCCAATCTGCTGCAGTGTTTGCAAAAGAGGATGCTTTTTGTGCGCGTAAATCCTTAATCATGGTTCCTGTATTGATATCTACAGGACAACGGGTATGACACAACCCATCTGTCGCACAGGTTTCCATGGCAAGGTAGTTGAACTCTGCCCACATTTTTTTCAGTCGATGCTGTTCTTCCGGAATATCTTTAAGCCGGTGTAACTCGCGCAGACTTGTGATTCGCTGACGCGGAGTAAATGTTACGTTTGCGGATGGACAGATTGGTTCACAGAATCCACACTCAATACATTTATCCACAATGTCATGAGCGGCTGGCAACGGTTTGAGTGCTGTCAGATGCGCACGCGGATCGTCGTTAATGATTACGCCCGGGTTCAGCAAGTTGTATGGATCGAGCAATTCTTTAAGCTCACGCATAAGATCATGCGCCTGCTTACCCCACTCTAGCTCTACGAACGGCGCCATGTTACGCCCTGTTCCGTGTTCTGCTTTAAGCGAACCTTTGTACTCGGTTGCTACCATAGTACAAACTTCATCCATAAACCCTTGGTACCGGTCAATCTCTGACGCTATGTTGAAGTCCTGTGTGAAAACAAAATGCAAGTTTCCTTCCAGCGCGTGACCAAACATAATTGCCAAATCGTACTTGTACTTTTTCAGCAACTCATCAAGACGCGCTACGCCTTCTGCAAAGCTTTCCGGCGGGAAGGCTACGTCCTCGATAATAACAGTGGTTCCTGTATCTCGAACGGCACCAACGGCTGGGAACAAGCCCTTACGTACTGCCCAGAATTTCGCACACTGAATTGGATCATGGCAGAATTCCACAGGCTCAAGTTTATTAATATGGTCAATGGACGCGACAATTGCCAGCACCTGCTGTTCAATTTCAAATGGATCATTTGAAGCAGTTTCGATTAAAAGTGATGTCGTGCCTTTGGCGATATCTTTAATTGAATCCGGCATCCCCGGCTTATCACTTACGGAGCGTAATGAACGTTCGTCCATAAGCTCTACAGCCGATACTGGCTGCTTTTTCAATTCCATTGTTGCAAGACATGCATCCTGCAAGCTTGGGAACATGGCAAGCGTGGTAGCTTTGTATTTAGGTTCAATAACCGTTCGGTAGGTGACTTCTGATATGAATCCTAGCGAACCTTCAGAACCTACCATGAGGTGCTGTAAAATTTCGTACGGATCATCAAAGTCGACGATCGCGTTCAGACTGTAACCTGTGGTGTTTTTAATTTTGAATTTTTTGGATATGAGACCAGACAAACTTTTGTCTGCCATTACGCGTTCACGAATACTTTCAAGCCCTTTCACCACTTCCGGATGCTTTTCAGCGAAAGCTTTCTTGCTATTTTCACACGCGGTATCAAGCAGTGTGCCGTCATACAAGGCAAGCCGCATACTATGAAGAGTTTTATAGCTGTTTTCAGCTACGCCACAACACATACCGGAGGCGTTGTTGGCAACAATACCACCAATTTTTGCGCTATCGATCGATGCAGGGTCCGGACCGATTTTTCTGCCGAACGGCAATAACGCCCTGTTCGCCTGACTACCGATAAGCCCCGGTTGAACAATGAAGCGAGTCGCATTTTCTGTGATGCGGTAATTTCTCCAAGAGTCACCGATTCGTACCAGAACTGAATCAGATATACCTTGACCAGAAAGACTGGTTCCAGCAGCACGAAATGTTACGGCGACCCTATGAGTATCCGCAAGCTGGAGGACATGCAGCACTTCTTCTTCAGATTCTGCATCTACAACCATTTTTGGAATAAGGCGGTAAAAACTGGCGTCTGTTCCGTACGCCAGAACCTGTAACGGATCTTTATAAATTCTTTGTTTTGGAATTACAGACAGTAAGTCATTATAAAAAGCTGTATGCGGCGTTACATGCATTGCGCGTACTCCTACTTAGTTTTCAAATAGTATGAGCACAGTAGCATTACCGCCCACTGCAATAAATGAAAACTTTACTATCATTACAAAAAAAGCCCCCGCAGAAGCGGGGGCCTAGAATTCCAAAGGAATATGTTGTTACTAGTTCGCGTAAATTTTCAGATTATCACCAGGACGAAGAATAGAGCGTTTGCTCAGTCTGTTCCAACGGAGAACATCTTTATATGATACGCCAAACTTTTTAGCGATGGTCCATACAGATTCACCTCTGCGAACCTGATACGCTACAGTCTTAGTACTTTTCTTGCTAGATGATCTCTTAGCAACAGTAGTCTTAGACTGGTTCGGGATGTACAGCTTGCTACCGGCACGAAGTCGCTTAGCGGAACGTAAACCGTTTGCTGACAGGAGTGTTTTTACACTCACACCAGTAGCGCGGGAGATATCATACAAGGTATCACCCTTCTGAACGATGTAATTGCCGCGTTTCTGCGCAATTGCACGGGTTTTAGCACGCGGACTGCGCCATGCAACCTGTGTTGAGTTACTGCCGGGAATCATCAAGCGCTGTCCCGGTCTCAGCAAATTACTTTTGCGGTTGTTGATCTTTTTAAGTACCGAAATCGGTACACCATGTCTTCGACCAATACGGTACCAGGAATCACCTTTGCGCACCTTGTAAGCAAGCCAACCAGCGTAAGGTCGGGATTTATCGCTTTCAAGGAAGGCAGTAGCCTTAGAGGCTTTATTCGATGGTACATAAACAGTCGACACATAGTCTGGCGGGCTTACCTGACGACGGAACGCAGTGTTCATGTCAGAGAATGCACGCCATTTAAGATTAAGATCATTAGAAAGAGCAAGTAGATCCGTACCGCCCTTTACCTGAATTGGTGTGACGTTTTCACAAGGGATCTCGTTAACAGGCTCAAAACCGAGTTTTTCGAGGTTACGCATGATCTTCACGACAGCAAGAAACTTAGGAACGTAATGTTTAGTTTCTTTGCGAAGTCTTGCACGGTAACTTAGCTTGTGGTTTTTTTGTGTTAATTCAAAGAAGCTTTCTGCGCCGGTTTTTTTAATAGCACGACCAATCTTGCCCTCGCCTGCATTGTATGCAGCAATAGCGAGGTACCAGTCCCCGAAATCGTTATATAATTTTAGAAGATAATCTGCGGCGGCAGATGCGGATTTGTAAGGGTCACGTCGCTCGTCAATCCACCAGTTCTGGTGTAAACCATAGACTCTACCTGTGTACGGCATAAACTGCCAAACACCAGCAGCTCCAACTCGGGAGTATGCTTTTGCGTTGAATCCACTTTCAACAAAGGCCAGATATACAATCTCTTCTGGTAGACCTTTTTCTTTAAAAATCTCGGTTGCATGTGGAAGCAACATGCCACAACGGGCAAGGTAGCGCTGGAATGTTTTGCGACCTCTGTGAGTGAAATACTTGAAATACTGCTCAACGACCTTACGATCACTCTCATCCATCTCAATATCGATGTTAAGGCGAGTTTCAAGCGCTTCAATCTCTTCACTGGATAATGGCTCTGCGTCATCTGCAGGCGGTACCTGCACATCCACAACTTCATCTGCCGGTTCACCACCGACTTCAAGCTCAACAAGCTCTGAAATCATGGTAGTATCATCCGGAATAAGAACTGGCAGTGTGGCCGTGCTCTTGCTCGGTTTAGGTGCACATGCTGCAAGCAACATGCACGCAAGGCACAAAAGAAGAATCTTTTGGAAAGTCATTTTGTGAGTATCAGAGTTTTTCTGCATCTATTTTCCATTTAGCGGGGGTGTAACTATTGCAAGACTAGTTTTAGACAGGTATTTCACCCTAATAATGTTATGCCACCTACCCTATACGAGAGTACAAGGCAATCATCAGTTACAAAGAATCTTACATCTATTTAGCGATTTTTTCAGGATATATAATTATGAGCGACAATTACGACGAAAACACCGATGGCATCCTTCCTGGCGTAAAACCAGTAACCGAACAACTTGCGTCTTCACCAGAGCAAGTTGACTCCGTGCTCATCCGTAAAGATAAGCGCGGGCCGGAAATCACAAAAATTACTGATCTGTGCAAAAAAAGCAAAATTCGTTTTATGTTTGTACAGGACCCTACTTTGAACAAATTGTTCGAAGGGAACCATCAGGGCGTTATCGCAAAAATATTTAAAGCAGGCTTTAAGTCTGAAGAAGAAGTTCTCACAGAAGCATTGGAAGCAGAATTACCACTTGTTGTTGTTCTGGACCAAATTCAGGATCCAGGTAACGCGGGAACACTCGCTCGTACCGTTTATGGAATTGGCGCTGGCGGTATGATTGTTCACAAACACAATGCTTCTTTTCTGGGCGCAGCCGCTGCAAAAGTTTCTGCCGGCGCACTTGGCAAACTGGCAGTTGCAAAAGCCACTAATATTTCTCGCACATTAGAACTTGCAAAAGAGATGGGCTATTTTGTGTACGGTGCAGAATCAAAAGAAGGCGCAGAAAATTTGTTTAAAGCCAAATTACACACGCCTGCAATTTTAGTATTAGGAAACGAAGAAAAAGGTATCCGCCCGAATGTCGCCAAGCGACTGGATGTATCTCTGTTCATCCCTATGGCTCATGGCTTCGATTCGCTCAACGTAGCGCAAGCTGGTGCCATGATCCTTTCTCAATTTTATGCTGCAAGTTGTGATTAATCTACAATACACTGTATTGTAAAAGGATTATTTATGCTGAGCAGTACTGTTCTTTATAAGTACACAAACTAAAGAGAAATGCTGCAAACCGTGATTTCATGCGGATTTGCAACAATTTGAAGAGAATACAGGCAGGATGAAAAAGAAGTCAAAAGGCCGCCAAAACTGACGGCCCTTTGGGTTACAATCTACTTGTTGACGCTGTCCATCAACGCTTTAGCTGGTGAAAATTTCACAACTTTGCGGGCTGGAATGGTCATAGGCTGACCGGTCTGCGGGTTACGTCCGGTACGTTCAGCACGGTCGTAAACAGAAAATGCACCAACATTTGGAAGGCGAACACCCTGTTCGCTTACGACGCCTTTAGTTAATACTTTGCAAAATGCGTC contains:
- a CDS encoding HU family DNA-binding protein, whose protein sequence is MLTKAEFVVALKDTLPEVFETKVSAEKAYDAFCKVLTKGVVSEQGVRLPNVGAFSVYDRAERTGRNPQTGQPMTIPARKVVKFSPAKALMDSVNK
- a CDS encoding RNA methyltransferase — protein: MSDNYDENTDGILPGVKPVTEQLASSPEQVDSVLIRKDKRGPEITKITDLCKKSKIRFMFVQDPTLNKLFEGNHQGVIAKIFKAGFKSEEEVLTEALEAELPLVVVLDQIQDPGNAGTLARTVYGIGAGGMIVHKHNASFLGAAAAKVSAGALGKLAVAKATNISRTLELAKEMGYFVYGAESKEGAENLFKAKLHTPAILVLGNEEKGIRPNVAKRLDVSLFIPMAHGFDSLNVAQAGAMILSQFYAASCD
- a CDS encoding LysM peptidoglycan-binding domain-containing protein yields the protein MQKNSDTHKMTFQKILLLCLACMLLAACAPKPSKSTATLPVLIPDDTTMISELVELEVGGEPADEVVDVQVPPADDAEPLSSEEIEALETRLNIDIEMDESDRKVVEQYFKYFTHRGRKTFQRYLARCGMLLPHATEIFKEKGLPEEIVYLAFVESGFNAKAYSRVGAAGVWQFMPYTGRVYGLHQNWWIDERRDPYKSASAAADYLLKLYNDFGDWYLAIAAYNAGEGKIGRAIKKTGAESFFELTQKNHKLSYRARLRKETKHYVPKFLAVVKIMRNLEKLGFEPVNEIPCENVTPIQVKGGTDLLALSNDLNLKWRAFSDMNTAFRRQVSPPDYVSTVYVPSNKASKATAFLESDKSRPYAGWLAYKVRKGDSWYRIGRRHGVPISVLKKINNRKSNLLRPGQRLMIPGSNSTQVAWRSPRAKTRAIAQKRGNYIVQKGDTLYDISRATGVSVKTLLSANGLRSAKRLRAGSKLYIPNQSKTTVAKRSSSKKSTKTVAYQVRRGESVWTIAKKFGVSYKDVLRWNRLSKRSILRPGDNLKIYAN
- a CDS encoding FAD-binding and (Fe-S)-binding domain-containing protein → MHVTPHTAFYNDLLSVIPKQRIYKDPLQVLAYGTDASFYRLIPKMVVDAESEEEVLHVLQLADTHRVAVTFRAAGTSLSGQGISDSVLVRIGDSWRNYRITENATRFIVQPGLIGSQANRALLPFGRKIGPDPASIDSAKIGGIVANNASGMCCGVAENSYKTLHSMRLALYDGTLLDTACENSKKAFAEKHPEVVKGLESIRERVMADKSLSGLISKKFKIKNTTGYSLNAIVDFDDPYEILQHLMVGSEGSLGFISEVTYRTVIEPKYKATTLAMFPSLQDACLATMELKKQPVSAVELMDERSLRSVSDKPGMPDSIKDIAKGTTSLLIETASNDPFEIEQQVLAIVASIDHINKLEPVEFCHDPIQCAKFWAVRKGLFPAVGAVRDTGTTVIIEDVAFPPESFAEGVARLDELLKKYKYDLAIMFGHALEGNLHFVFTQDFNIASEIDRYQGFMDEVCTMVATEYKGSLKAEHGTGRNMAPFVELEWGKQAHDLMRELKELLDPYNLLNPGVIINDDPRAHLTALKPLPAAHDIVDKCIECGFCEPICPSANVTFTPRQRITSLRELHRLKDIPEEQHRLKKMWAEFNYLAMETCATDGLCHTRCPVDINTGTMIKDLRAQKASSFANTAADWVGRNFSTVAKGVQGALTGANLAHRLLGTRVMDSGANVLRVVSMKKIPLWNKEMPTSAGPIKPVPINDGNPDKVVYFPSCISRTMGPSKGDPETTDIPQKTIQLLLKAGYEVLFPSNMKNLCCGQAFASKGYTAQGETKSKELSDALLDSSENGKYPVLCDTSPCLHRMLDHMDKRLTLYDPIRFCLECLPEKLEFVKLPRKVAIHPTCTVREMNLVEPLVQLANMCAEKVVLPDDVYCCGFAGDRGFSFPELNKAALADLPKQVEDCDEAYSTSRTCEVGLSLHSGLKYRNIMYLVDDATVVKKG